The following coding sequences lie in one Heteronotia binoei isolate CCM8104 ecotype False Entrance Well chromosome 6, APGP_CSIRO_Hbin_v1, whole genome shotgun sequence genomic window:
- the NKX2-3 gene encoding homeobox protein Nkx-2.3 has translation MLPSPATSTPFSVKDILKLEQRFGAPLEPPFPGASCLLGCRFSDGEDDDEDEEKGPFLASMAAAAAATKGPGDAAGLSPGSYVQAVLRGTCQPKEEPAPACEAASGAETDLTAKGAPSRAGGNKPGFSRLPSRNSPGLSARCSPKPQGRRFPGQPEGMGLPSEKTRSFWPGSRLRWAPKEQPLSSAGAQPLRGVGPLHSLAERVGDAAGEAGARGEGSGCGKEAESGRSSAAQLGGSALALPVTGPAQQGGRILSLSSASWVLLIPAQFPRAAAAVWLGLAPSAELPRAVLSAIGDAEARRGKAAGYALRLPPSAPSGPVGTRKASCQVCGKLGPKQACGERRESKAASASYWREAAAAPQPPNASATSATWRGFPPGRRGEVERKEPDEEASERPKARGRRKPRVLFSQAQVFELERRFQQQRYLSAPERELLASSLKLTSTQVKIWFQNRRYKCKRQRQDKALELGGSTAGAPQHQQQPPLPPRRVAVPVLVRDGKPCLGGSQAYSAPYNAAAYPYNGFPNYAYTGSPAAAYGAGYGCSYPAGSGGGPSVQPPAGPYVNMGGFGGGGGAQPLHQGTPGPSCSQGIRAW, from the exons ATGCTCCCCAGCCCGGCCACCTCCACTCCCTTCTCGGTCAAGGACATCCTCAAGCTGGAGCAGCGCTTCGGCGCCCCCCTCGAGCCTCCCTTCCCCGGGGCCTCCTGCCTGCTGGGCTGCCGCTTCTCCGACGGGGAGGACGACGACGAGGACGAGGAGAAAGGGCCCTTCCTGGCCtccatggcggcggcggcggcggcgaccaAGGGCCCAGGGGATGCGGCGGGGCTCTCGCCCGGCAGCTACGTGCAGGCGGTGCTGCGGGGCACCTGCCAGCCCAAGGAGGAGCCGGCGCCGGCCTGCGAGGCGG CCAGCGGCGCAGAGACCGACCTCACCGCCAAAGGGGCCCCCAGCAGAGCTGGCGGCAACAAGCCCGGCTTCTCTCGCCTCCCCAGCCGGAACTCTCCAGGCCTCTCTGCTCGATGTAGTCCGAAACCCCAAGGCCGCCGCTTTCCTGGGCAGCCTGAGGGGATGGGACTGCCTTCGGAGAAGACTCGCTCCTTCTGGCCGGGCAGCCGGCTCCGCTGGGCCCCGAAGGAGCAGCCTCTGAGCTCTGCGGGCGCTCAGCCTCTGCGTGGAGTCGGGCCGCTCCATTCGCTAGCCGAGAGGGTGGGAGATGCCGCCGGTGAGGCTGGGGCGAGAGGGGAGGGCTCTGGCTGCGGGAAAGAGGCCGAGAGCGGGAGGTCCAGCGCTGCGCAACTAGGCGGCTCCGCTCTTGCTCTCCCGGTGACCGGGCCAGCCCAGCAGGGGGGGCGGATCTTGAGCCTCAGCAGTGCCTCTTGGGTCCTTCTGATCCCCGCCCAGTTCCCCCGGGCCGCAGCAGCAGTGTGGCTAGGCCTGGCTCCCTCCGCGGAGCTCCCGCGGGCTGTTCTTTCGGCCATAGGGGACGCAGAGGCGAGGCGAGGCAAGGCAGCGGGCTATGCCCTGCGGCTGCCGCCCAGCGCTCCCTCCGGCCCTGTTGGAACTAGGAAGGCCAGCTGTCAGGTGTGCGGCAAACTAGGCCCAAAGCAGGCCTGCGGGGAACGGAGGGAGAGCAAAGCAGCCAGTGCCTCTTACTGGCGAGAAGCAGCGGCGGCGCCGCAGCCTCCCAACGCTTCTGCAACAAGCGCCACTTGGAGAGGCTTCCCTCCGGGCAGGCGGGGGGAAGTGGAAa GGAAGGAGCCGGACGAGGAGGCGTCGGAGCGGCCCAAGGCGCGGGGCCGGAGGAAGCCGCGGGTGCTCTTCTCGCAGGCGCAGGTCTTCGAGCTGGAGCGCCGTTTCCAGCAGCAGCGCTACTTGTCGGCACCCGAGCGGGAGCTCCTGGCCAGCAGCCTCAAGCTCACCTCCACGCAGGTCAAGATCTGGTTCCAGAACCGGCGCTACAAGTGCAAGCGGCAGCGGCAGGACAAGGCGCTGGAGCTGGGCGGCTCGACCGCCGGAGCTCCgcagcaccagcagcagccgccgctcCCCCCGCGTCGGGTGGCCGTGCCGGTGCTGGTGCGGGACGGCAAGCCCTGCTTGGGCGGCTCGCAGGCCTACAGCGCGCCCTACAACGCCGCCGCCTACCCCTACAATGGCTTCCCCAACTACGCCTACACCGGCTCCCCCGCCGCGGCCTATGGCGCCGGCTATGGCTGCAGCTACCCGGCGGGCAGCGGCGGGGGCCCGTCGGTGCAGCCGCCCGCAGGGCCTTACGTGAACATGGGGGGCTTCGGGGGTGGCGGGGGCGCTCAGCCCCTCCACCAGGGGACCCCCGGGCCCTCCTGCAGTCAGGGCATCCGAGCCTGGTAG